CTGGTGCCATACTAAATCTTTTCTTCTTTTTACTCATAAAAAACCTCCAAATGACGAATAATCGTCTTAATAAAATGTAACTGACAATAAACTTGTCTTACATAACACCTGAAACCTGACGTATAAACGTCTTAATAAATCCTCCCTTCTCAAAAAACTAAAAAACTCGCAAGAAATTTAAAAAATTAAAAATCTTCCGAGTTTCAAACAAAATTAAAAACACTAGAATAATAATCTAATTATTCTACAACTAAAAATGCCACTATTTCAATCTAGAAACAGCTTTAAAAATAAAAAATTAATATGTCTTCATTATAGCATTATTGCAAAAAAATAACAATAATATTTGACAAAATTAAGATTTACTAGCCGTATTTTCAAAGTTATGTAATATTTATATACCAATCTCATCATGGTAATTTTGTAAAGTAGAATACTTACAAAGCAATTGATTAGATTTTATATGTTGCTTATTATAAGCCTTTCTATATTTATCTATATATCTTTCCATTCCTTTTTTAACTAAATAGTCTTTTCCTTTAAGATAACTATGCTCATCATTACTTATGTATACTATGCCTGCCTCTGTTCGTATATCATTCTTTTTTCCACAATAACAGCTTTTGAAAAATCCAACCCCGCATTCCCCATACCATTGGATATATTTTCTCTCTTTTTCGCATTTGTGATATTAGACGAAGGAAAAAAATAATCATGTCTTATAGAACTTCTTAGCGGTATTGCAAATGTAAGGTTATTAATATCTACAACAAAAACTGAATATGGTCTATCAACTTTCTTCTCAATTTCTTTTAAATGATCATTATTATTATAAAAATCTAATGTCAACAATTCAAATTTCAAAACTATACTCCTTCCTTCAAAAAAAATAGTCCTCAAAATTAAGGACTATTTTTAACATCTTCTTTTGAACTTTTTTTTGATTAATTGCTCGCGTTCTACGAGCATATCTTCTTTTTGAACTTTTTTTTGATTAATTGCTCGCGTTCTACGAGCATATCTTCTTTTTGAACTTTTTTTTGATTAATTGCTCGCGTTCTACGAGCATATCTTCTTTCACTTTTATACTATCACTTTACAATATAATATTACCCGAAAATTATAAAAAATCAACACTATTATATAATAATTATCAATAAAACTACATACTTACAGGTAAAACAAGATACTTAAAATTGTCACCACTACTAAAGAACACAGGTGACTTAGAATCCTTTAGAAACAATTTTATGTTTCCCATCAAGCTCTTTAGTCCATCTAATAAAAAAGACGGATTAAGGGCGATTTTAAACGTTTCGTCTGTATTTTTATTGCAGACCACATTATCAATACACTCACCTATTTCAGCTATAGCGGAAATAGATAATAATTCATCATCTGAATTACTTAGCACAATGTACTTTTTCTGTCCCTCTTTTGCCAATAAAGAAACTCTTTGTACTGAACTTATTAAGCTATTACTATCTATCTCAATGCAGATAGGATTATTATTAACTAAGTGTTTATAATTAATATAATTCCCTTCCTGATAAATAGACTCAATAATCACATTATTGAATTCTAACCTAATCCTATCTTCCTTAGAAATAATAACTATATCCTCGTCACAAATATCCTTTGTTAACCTAACTATCTCTGACACTGATTTATTAGGTAAAATCCCTGAAAACTTTCCTTCAACTGAATAATCTAGCTTATTAGTTGCCAATCTGTAACCATCAGTGGCTACAAATTCTATAGATTTATTTTCAGCATTTATAAAAACACCGTTTAATATAGGTCTACTTACATCTGCAGTTGCGACCATAACACTTGTAAGACAGTTTGCAAAATCCATTCCATTTACTACAATCTCTTCACTGTCCAACTTTTCGCTTGTTGGAAATTCAGAATTGCAAATGGCTAACTCAAAATTGATCTTACCACAAACAATTTTCAACACATCAGAGTCTACTTCCAACTCTAATATACTTTGTGGCATCTTATTAATTACATTATGGAACAACTTACAATTAACACTACAATTCATTGTTTCATTGAAAAATCCATCAAGCATTAATTTACTTTCAATACTTGTGGTAAAATCAGTTGCTTTTAAAACCACTTCATTATCTTCAACTGATAAATTGACACAATCAGTAATATCAACATCATTTTTCTTAGCAACTCCCATAACACTTTTAATACCTCTTAGTAATTCCATTTTCTCAATTTTCATAAAAATCCTCCTATGACGAATAATCGTCTTAATAAATTAATAACTCCATGACGTATAAAACGTCTTAATAAATATTTCAAAAAACAAAATACCCTCGGAACATAATATCCCCAGGACAATTATTTTTAAAAACCTATACTGTGTCAAAAATCTATTTGATCACAAAGTTAAAATGCCACTAATTCAATCTAGAATCAGCTTAAATAATAAAAAATAGTATAAATGTATTATAATACAATTTTACCCACAGTTCAAATTAGAAACCAAAAAAATCATAAGCTTTTAACAATCCCAACGTCTATTTTTTCTTCATGTACTCCAATAATTTAACTTAACCATTGAATACTTTTTAATTTCCGGTATATAGAATACAAAGATTCTTTCTGCTAAATATCCCAATTGAGAACCATATGTATCACAATTTACATCAATCATATTATGAGTAATGAGTTCATTTGAACCAATTTCTCCTGCAACACAGCAGGGATACTGTAAGTTTTCTGTATCGAAGTCAAAAATAAATTTATATGTACCATTGATCTCATTTACTTGATTAGCTTCCTCTTTATAAAGATTAATTATCTCCCAAGTTTCCATATCAATATGTTCTGCTTCTAAAGTCACAGAATGCTCAATTTTATACTCATCCCGAAATAACAATTTAATACTATGAGAACTTTCTCTCCTATCAAGCACGCTCTGTATAATTAATGATGCCTCTTCACCAGGATACTCATTCTTATAATTTCGTTCACAATCATCGTAATACTCTTCTAAGGTAAATTCGATAAGATCTATAAGTCTTTTAAGAGCTTTATTTTTGCAATCATACTCACTTAAACTATCTTTATAGCCTAAAAGTGTGGAAACAAGCATAGACCTCTCGTAATTTGACAAATCTTTTAAACTAATCATAATTCATCCCTCCTTTGTTCATCATAAACATGGATATTTCACTTCAACAATTGCATACTTTTCTTCTTCAGGAATATAATAAATATAAATTCTTTCTGCTAAAGCTCCCATATCAGTTCCTATAACATCAGAATTTACATCAATCATATTTCCCTTAATTGTTTCCTCTGATGAAACAAAAGGTCCTGAATTGCAATAAGGTAATTCGAGCTTACTGAGTTCGGGTTCATAGACAAAATTATAAGTATAATTACCATCGTTACCACTCTCCGCCTCTTCTTTATACAAACACATAATTTTCCAAGTTTCTAGGTCAATATGCTCAGCTTCAAGTGTTCTTATAACTGTATTATTTTCACAAAGCATTCCTTTATCTATGAAATTCCATGTTATTTGATGAGATTTTTCTGATTTATTTAATATACTCTCAATAATATTACAAGCTTTATATCCCGGAAAAACTATAGAATAATGATCCTCGACTTCATCATAAAAATCATTAAGACTATAGTTTACTCCTTCAATCATCTCACACAATGACAATGTCCTAATTTTCTTTTCCTCACAATTTTTATGAATATAATTTAAAATGGCATTAGAAATTGGACCTCCCCAATAATCATCGTAATAATATTCTTTAGTTGATTCAAAAAATGTTTCTAAACTTAATTCTAGAATATTATGTACTTTAAATAACTGTTCTGCCTTTTCATTTTCTTCCAACTCATATATATATTTCAGTATCTCTGCTGAAAGAAACAATCTTTGCATTTGACATAATTCATTTACATCAATCATATGCTACCCTCCCTAATACTTTTCTAATAAGTTAAACCCTCATTTAGCAAGTTTGCTACCTCTAAATATCTCAGTTTAACAGTGTAATCAAAATAAACCAAAGAGGTCGTAAATATCAGAAACACAGATATAAGTATATCTCTAATACTAAAACTCTGTAGATTAGCTTTAATATCAATTAAAAACAACAAGATAAATATTGTAGCTAGAAACTTAAATATCAGAAATCTTTTCTTTTTCCATTTTTGTTTCCTTTTAATTTTTTTTGGTGTTAACCCTTTGAAATTCAAGACCTCTAATATTGTTTCTTTTGGCTGTGAATTATCTAATATTACCTGTATTTTATCCCTTACATCCTTTCTCTTGTATGTTTTAACTAAAATATGATACAGTAGTGCAACCCAAATTACTAGGTCAGGAACTAATACCTTGAATGCCATAAGTATAAATCCTAATATCATAAGTATATTTATTATTATTAATATCTTCTTCTTTTCTTTGAAAACTATCTTATCTACATCATTTTCAGAGTTTATCTCCAGTAGTTCCCTGATTTCATTATCCATCTGTATTCTCCTTAATAATATTGTGCGAACAAGTTTATTATAACACAATATATATGTTGTGCTTAATAAAGTTATAAAATGTTATCTAAACCAATTTTTTACCTCTTCTTTTGCACTATCTGTAGATAATAGTCCTAGTATTTCCTCTAGTAGTATATCTGTAGGTGTACAAAATTTGTTTATATCTTGTATACTTCTAGGTGCTTGTTGACTAATAATGAGTTTTTGTATTTCATCTTGAATTCTATTTTTCTGATCTTTAGGTAAATTACTTTTTATTATAGATACTTTAGAGAATATAGTACTCGAATCTTGTTGAAGACCAATGCTAACTGAATATTTTAATGATGAGTTCATTACTTTGCTAATTAATTTATAAACATCTTTTAATTCATCATTATTTAGAACTCCTTCACCTTTACATACAAAACATTCTTCACCATAAAGTTTCCCCTCGCCAAAACATGCAAAGCAATCTACTGACTCCTTTCTTATGTCAAAAATTATCCTATCGTCTTCCATAATAAATAATGCCTGGTCCCCTCTCTTTATATTAAGCAGTTCACAAACCTCTTTAGGAATTGTAATTTGTCTTTTACTTGTAACAGTAGATTTTAAATTAATTTTCTTATCCATAAACATCCTCCTTGTTTTTCCGTGATAAATCAAGTATAAACTATTTATTTTTATTAATCAAGGATAATCACGGAAATGGTATAAAAAAATAGAAGCATTCATTATGAATACTTCTAAAAATTAGACTATGCAATATTTTTACTACCTTTCTCACTATTCTTATGTGAAATAATAAACTCACATGATTTTTGGGCCTTTGAAGAGGCCTTGAAAATCAGTTTATGATCATTTCTTAACTGTGTTAGCCATCCATCTATATACGAGGCAGAGTTGTCTATTGTACTGTCTATAATACCAGACATACTACATAGCATCGAACTACCGATTTCCGCAACTAATTCTTCAAAACTATATGATTCGCTCCCAAATTGAAACTGATCCTCAGAAGTAAATCTATTTAGTCTTTTCTTATGTCCAGTACTATGTACTAACTCATGAAAGAGAGTACTATAATACTTTTCAGAAGAATCGAAATTTGCTAAATTAGGAACATTTACATAATCCAAGGTTGGACTATAATATGCACCTTTGTAATCATTCTTAACCTTTAATGTTTTAGAATAATCACAAACGAGTTCTTCTGCAGAAATAATCTTACTGTTAGTATTAATAGTTTCCGGTAATTTTGACGGTATTCCATCTATATCATCAAGATGAAAAACCTTAAAATATCTCGGCTTCAAATATTTACTGCTTTCTTCTTCTTCAATACCATCTCTTTTCACCTTCTTGACTGTCTCTATAGGAAAGTATCCAACAATAATATGTGGATTATAGTTTCGAATTTTGCCACCTAATTTCTTAATGGCTTTATAACCTAGATATTCACCACTTTTAGGTAGCAACATCCTGTTTAGTAAACTATACGGCTCGCCAGATTCGTATCTTACCGGAAAACCATCTTTCCAAGGTTTTTTCCAAGGTATTGTTCCTGCTTCAATCTCTTCAATAATCATGTTAGTAATAATTTCGTAAACATTCATAAAAATCCTCCTATGACGAATAATCGTCTTATTAAATAATTCACTAATTACATAAAATTAATCTACTACATTAGTTAATTGTGTTTTTATGTACATAATGAATTCATGGAACGAAACTTTAGGCATAGATTCTAAAGTTGACACACCATATTTATTTAGAGCCATCTGTAATACCGATTGACTCTTATCTTTAAATTGGGTAAGTAAAGCATTTACCATCCCAATTTGTGCTGTAGTAATTGCACCTTCGATGCTTTCAATTACTATATTTTCTACTTTATCAACTACTTCATCTTCATTAGAACTCACATTCTCTCCGATTTTCTCACCTTTTAAATGAGCATGAAGTTTTGCAATTTCAGATTCTTTGATGAAAAAAGAGTCACCCCTTTTTTCTATCTTGACCCAGATATCATCTAATCCGTAAAGGTATCTTCCAATACCCCACTGGACACCGGTTCTTTTCATAGCATCAGACAAACCTCCTTTAATAGGAGATATTTCGGGATTCTCTGCTCCATCCCATTTAGTTATCCATTCGAAGTTTCCATCTTGTTCATAAACTTTGATGGATATTCCACAGAGTTGTCCATTTAAAATTGTCGAAAATTCATTTCTCCAACTAAATGAACCGATAACATCATCCAACCTATTCTGAATCGCACGGTTATTAACAAAAGGAAATACAAGAGCAGTTTCCTTGTTCTGATCCATAGGTCCTATTTTCCATTCGATTTCCTCAACTGGAAACTCTTCTGATAATCCTTTTGTAACTTCATTAAATCTTTCGACTGTAATTTTCATAAAACCTCCTATGACGAATAATCGTCTTAAAAACTAATTGAACATTCAGTTCAAAAAC
The sequence above is drawn from the Tissierellales bacterium genome and encodes:
- the dnaN gene encoding DNA polymerase III subunit beta, which produces MKIEKMELLRGIKSVMGVAKKNDVDITDCVNLSVEDNEVVLKATDFTTSIESKLMLDGFFNETMNCSVNCKLFHNVINKMPQSILELEVDSDVLKIVCGKINFELAICNSEFPTSEKLDSEEIVVNGMDFANCLTSVMVATADVSRPILNGVFINAENKSIEFVATDGYRLATNKLDYSVEGKFSGILPNKSVSEIVRLTKDICDEDIVIISKEDRIRLEFNNVIIESIYQEGNYINYKHLVNNNPICIEIDSNSLISSVQRVSLLAKEGQKKYIVLSNSDDELLSISAIAEIGECIDNVVCNKNTDETFKIALNPSFLLDGLKSLMGNIKLFLKDSKSPVFFSSGDNFKYLVLPVSM
- a CDS encoding zincin-like metallopeptidase domain-containing protein, with amino-acid sequence MNVYEIITNMIIEEIEAGTIPWKKPWKDGFPVRYESGEPYSLLNRMLLPKSGEYLGYKAIKKLGGKIRNYNPHIIVGYFPIETVKKVKRDGIEEEESSKYLKPRYFKVFHLDDIDGIPSKLPETINTNSKIISAEELVCDYSKTLKVKNDYKGAYYSPTLDYVNVPNLANFDSSEKYYSTLFHELVHSTGHKKRLNRFTSEDQFQFGSESYSFEELVAEIGSSMLCSMSGIIDSTIDNSASYIDGWLTQLRNDHKLIFKASSKAQKSCEFIISHKNSEKGSKNIA
- a CDS encoding Rad52/Rad22 family DNA repair protein, which codes for MKITVERFNEVTKGLSEEFPVEEIEWKIGPMDQNKETALVFPFVNNRAIQNRLDDVIGSFSWRNEFSTILNGQLCGISIKVYEQDGNFEWITKWDGAENPEISPIKGGLSDAMKRTGVQWGIGRYLYGLDDIWVKIEKRGDSFFIKESEIAKLHAHLKGEKIGENVSSNEDEVVDKVENIVIESIEGAITTAQIGMVNALLTQFKDKSQSVLQMALNKYGVSTLESMPKVSFHEFIMYIKTQLTNVVD